A stretch of the Photobacterium sp. CCB-ST2H9 genome encodes the following:
- a CDS encoding AmpG family muropeptide MFS transporter, with translation MEQAVDDRPGTGWRVYLEKKVLIMLALGFSSGLPILLVFGTLSFWLREAEVSRTDIGYFSWVALAYGLKWAWSPLIDRFPVPLFSKLLGRRRGWMVFSQMLIIASLCGMAISNPQADLSQLAVFAIIVAIASASQDIVIDAYRIELATERLQAALAAAYMTGYRLAMIMAGAGVLAIAALFGSDTSYDPIGWKTAYFIMAGLMSVGLITALCIHEPQLDGKAIDNLETDIRLRLQDANVPYPLARAMAWIYTSAVMPFLDFFSRYGKAGMLLLALIGCYRISDVVMGIMANAFYVDMGFAKSEVATVSKIYGVIMTLAGAGLGGLLITRYSTLRILALGAVLSAFTNLLFMAFTYIGNSLPMLTLVISIDNLSAGIATAAFIAFMSGLTNVAFSATQYALFSSIMLLFPKFLAGFSGLYVDHFGYNIFFLSTALIGLPVLILIKAVEKHTPHQD, from the coding sequence ATGGAGCAAGCTGTTGACGACCGCCCGGGCACCGGCTGGCGTGTATATCTAGAAAAAAAAGTCCTGATCATGCTGGCGCTGGGGTTCTCATCCGGTCTGCCGATTTTGCTGGTATTCGGAACCCTGTCATTCTGGTTACGGGAAGCGGAAGTCAGCCGGACCGATATTGGCTACTTCAGTTGGGTGGCACTGGCCTACGGTTTGAAATGGGCCTGGTCCCCACTCATTGACCGCTTTCCCGTCCCGCTTTTTTCAAAACTTTTAGGACGTCGACGTGGCTGGATGGTGTTCTCACAAATGCTGATCATCGCTTCGCTGTGCGGTATGGCGATCAGTAATCCCCAGGCAGACCTCTCTCAGTTAGCCGTTTTCGCGATCATTGTCGCCATTGCGTCTGCATCACAGGACATCGTGATCGATGCTTACCGGATTGAACTGGCCACCGAGCGCTTACAGGCCGCCCTGGCTGCCGCGTATATGACAGGCTATCGTCTGGCAATGATTATGGCCGGTGCGGGTGTACTGGCTATTGCTGCGCTGTTCGGTTCAGACACCAGTTATGATCCTATCGGCTGGAAAACTGCTTATTTCATCATGGCGGGTTTAATGTCAGTCGGCTTAATTACCGCTTTGTGTATCCATGAACCTCAGCTGGATGGCAAAGCCATCGACAACCTTGAAACGGATATCCGCCTGCGTCTGCAGGATGCCAATGTCCCCTACCCGCTGGCCAGAGCCATGGCCTGGATTTACACCTCAGCGGTCATGCCTTTCCTGGATTTCTTCAGCCGCTATGGCAAAGCCGGCATGCTGTTACTGGCATTGATCGGCTGTTACCGGATTTCAGACGTTGTCATGGGAATTATGGCGAATGCCTTCTATGTCGATATGGGATTCGCAAAAAGCGAAGTTGCCACAGTTTCCAAAATCTATGGTGTGATCATGACACTGGCCGGTGCGGGCCTTGGTGGTCTGTTAATTACCCGTTACAGCACATTACGGATTCTGGCACTGGGCGCCGTGTTGTCAGCATTCACAAACCTGCTCTTCATGGCATTCACCTACATCGGAAACAGCCTGCCGATGCTGACGCTGGTCATTTCCATCGACAACCTGAGCGCCGGCATTGCGACAGCAGCCTTCATTGCCTTTATGTCGGGTCTGACCAATGTGGCGTTCTCCGCCACTCAGTATGCGCTGTTCAGCTCCATCATGTTGCTGTTCCCGAAATTCCTGGCCGGTTTCTCTGGTCTGTATGTGGATCACTTCGGCTATAACATCTTCTTCCTGAGTACCGCTTTGATTGGCCTGCCTGTACTGATCCTGATCAAAGCCGTAGAAAAACACACCCCGCATCAGGATTAA
- a CDS encoding peptidylprolyl isomerase, whose protein sequence is MRRILTAALLTLSFSAAAATQVAVETSLGEFVVELNEEKAPVTTKNFLRYVEDGSYVGTIFHRVIPGFMAQGGGFDAELNRRPSYEPIKSESDNGLSNQRATIAMARTQVADSATRQFYINYQNNTFLDGQPNRPGYAVFGKVVKGFSVIEKMAAVPTTTVRSIGMKDVPQQPIVIKAINVINK, encoded by the coding sequence ATGCGCCGAATTTTAACTGCAGCCCTGCTGACCCTGTCTTTTTCTGCCGCAGCCGCTACACAAGTTGCCGTAGAAACCAGTCTGGGGGAATTTGTGGTTGAGCTGAATGAAGAAAAAGCCCCTGTGACAACCAAAAACTTTCTGCGGTATGTTGAAGACGGCAGCTATGTCGGCACCATTTTTCACCGGGTGATCCCGGGGTTCATGGCACAAGGCGGAGGCTTCGATGCCGAACTGAACCGCCGTCCGAGCTACGAGCCAATCAAGAGCGAATCTGACAACGGCCTGAGCAACCAGCGAGCGACCATCGCGATGGCCCGGACGCAGGTTGCCGATTCGGCAACCCGTCAGTTCTATATCAACTACCAGAACAACACCTTTTTGGACGGTCAGCCAAACCGTCCGGGCTATGCTGTGTTCGGAAAAGTTGTGAAAGGGTTCTCAGTTATTGAAAAAATGGCCGCAGTTCCTACAACAACAGTCCGCTCAATAGGTATGAAAGATGTACCTCAGCAGCCTATAGTTATTAAAGCAATCAACGTTATCAACAAGTAG
- a CDS encoding YajG family lipoprotein yields the protein MKPLVFAAALLTLTACTTPTDTQLNLQPTPALAAQPNVQGLHLNLESRDLRTAQFVALIDNGDKNVHPLHARENLRQTLQTALSRQLESQGIQIDHDSQSTLRLDILEAMVNVKQSTLSHTLSSKLQLQLVLNTPNGKFIKRYAGKSSREGAMAASKESMELAMNGLMDAVLRDIQTDSELNSYMEENL from the coding sequence ATGAAACCGCTTGTTTTTGCTGCCGCCCTGCTGACTTTGACGGCCTGTACAACGCCGACGGATACGCAACTTAACCTGCAGCCCACCCCCGCACTGGCCGCTCAGCCAAATGTACAGGGCCTGCATCTGAACCTGGAAAGCCGTGACCTTCGCACTGCGCAATTTGTTGCCTTGATCGATAACGGCGACAAAAATGTTCACCCGCTGCATGCCCGGGAAAACCTGCGTCAGACCCTGCAAACAGCGCTGTCCCGACAGCTGGAATCTCAGGGCATCCAAATCGATCACGACAGCCAGAGCACGCTGCGTCTGGATATTCTGGAAGCCATGGTCAACGTGAAGCAAAGCACGCTCAGCCACACGCTGAGCAGTAAACTGCAGCTCCAGCTGGTCCTGAACACACCCAACGGCAAATTCATCAAACGTTATGCAGGCAAGTCATCCCGGGAAGGTGCCATGGCCGCCTCGAAGGAATCGATGGAGCTGGCCATGAACGGCCTGATGGATGCTGTCCTGCGTGATATTCAGACCGATTCTGAACTGAACAGCTACATGGAGGAAAACCTGTAA